A part of Geotrypetes seraphini chromosome 9, aGeoSer1.1, whole genome shotgun sequence genomic DNA contains:
- the KCNE4 gene encoding potassium voltage-gated channel subfamily E member 4, translating into MNHTDIAEPSLATSSSSEQQNPGNNTHDNNEYFYILIVMSFYGIFLTGIMLGYMKSKRKEKNTNLLLFYKNEDGEWGENMKSLPTVFGRRSMQMPTMLNVLQERMGPALSCAICSMEGSSVSSDSSPDAHFTIQEEGPDDKIGDGSKALLSESCEGTSASINSTS; encoded by the coding sequence GCTCTGAACAACAAAACCCTGGAAACAATACCCATGACAACAATGaatatttttacattttaattGTGATGTCATTTTATGGAATCTTTCTCACGGGAATCATGCTGGGTTATATGAAGTCCAAGCggaaagaaaaaaacaccaaTCTCCTTCTCTTTTATAAGAATGAAGACGGTGAGTGGGGTGAAAATATGAAATCTCTACCAACTGTGTTCGGTCGGAGGTCTATGCAGATGCCCACGATGTTGAATGTTCTACAAGAAAGAATGGGGCCGGCTCTGTCATGTGCCATCTGCTCCATGGAAGGCAGCAGTGTGAGCTCTGATTCTTCTCCAGATGCTCATTTCACTATCCAAGAGGAAGGTCCTGATGACAAAATAGGAGACGGATCAAAAGCTCTCCTTAGTGAAAGTTGCGAAGGCACCTCTGCAAGTATCAACTCAACCTCCTAG